ATCGGGTTCGGCAGTTGGCGCAATTTCTGCAGTATCGCCAGCTACGTGAAGAAAAGGGCTGGCATATGAAAGACCAGCTCCCCCTTCATCTCGTACTGATGGGGAACCCAGGCACGGGGAAGACGACTTTGGCTCGCTTGATCGCCAAGCTGTATCAGGAGCTCGGACTATTGGCAAAAGGACAGCTCATTGAGGTGGATCGTTCTGCGTTGGTCGGCGCTTACGTGGGACAGACGGAGCAGCGCGTCATGGAAGCGATCAAGCAGGCAGACGGCGGCGTCTTGTTTATCGATGAGGCATACAGCTTGAAGCGTCCAGATAGCTCCGGCAGTGATTACGGACAAGTGGCGATAGACACACTTGTATCCGCTATGACAAGTGGTGAATATGCAGGACGCTTCGTCGTGATGCTGGCGGGCTATCCAGAAGAAATGCGTCATTTTTTGTACGCCAACCCTGGGCTGAATAGTCGTTTTCCAGAGACGGGCCACTTTTTACTGCCGGACTATCAGGCAGACGAACTGGTACAAATCGCAGTAGAAGTAGCCTTACGGAACGATTTTACTCTGACAGAGGCGGCAAAAGTTACGCTGCGCCAGCGCATTGAAAAAGCGCAAGTAGATGAGACGTTTGGCAATGCTCGGGCGGTCACGAATATCGTGCTCGATGCGATCTTTGCCAAAGGACGCGAGACAGACGGTAAGGAACTGAAATGGGATGACTTTACGATTCTCAAACCAGAGGATGTACGTGGCTGCGATCCGCCGCAAAAAGAAAGAAATGCGGGAGCTCGACTGCAAGCGTTGATTGGCCTTGCTCAAGTGAAAACGGAGCTGAAAAAAATCGCTGCGTATGTGTCCGTCCAGCAAGAACGCGCAGTAAGAGGCCTGCCGAAAAGTCCGATTGAGCTCCATGCCGTCTTTACTGGAAATCCAGGCACAGGGAAGACGACGGTTGCCCAACTGTATGCGCAGATTTTGCAAGAAATCGGCTATTTGAAACGCGGTCATCTTGTTACGGCAAGTAGGGCCGACTTGGTAGCAGGGTATGTTGGGCAGACCGCAATACTTACACGCAGAAAAGTTCGAGAAGCTTTGGGCGGCGTTTTGTTTATCGATGAAGCGTATTCGCTACTCGGCGGGGGTGAGCGGGATTTTGGACAGGAAGCAGTTGATACGCTCGTAGAGGAGATGACCAAACACGAAGAGAATCTGGTCGTGGTCCTCGCAGGCTACCCACTCGAAATGAATTCATTATTGATGAGCAACCCCGGACTCTTGTCACGGTTTAAAAAATATATTGCGTTCCCCGACTACACCGTGAAGGAACTTGTGCACATTCTTGAACAGGCTGCAAGTGATGTGGGGTATGCGATTGAGAAGAACGTGCTGGAAATGATCTCGCAGTCTTTGGATAAAGCAGTCAGTGTTCATCGATTGAACGGCAATGGTCGTTTTAGCCATAACCTGTTGCAAGAGGCGATTCAAAACCAGGCTGTGCGACTGATGGATACTCCGAAGCAGGAATGGAATCAGGAAATGCTGATGCAGTTGGCATGGGCCGATTTTCAACCGATTTTACAGTGGACGGTAGAAGAGGATGGGACAAAAAAATAGTTTTTGTCCCATGCCTATGTCTTCTTACTCTTTTGACAATTCACTCTTTCTCTTATAATGGATAGAAATGGTTTCATTATGCCATGGGGGAAGGGTGTTTGGTTTGCGAAAAAAATGGCAAGCAGCTTTATGCACGACACTAGTTCTAACACTATCGCTGGAAGGAATTCCGGTGGATGCCAAAAAAGAGGGAGAGCGTCGGGGCAATATCCAGATCGAAGCGGATAAGGGTCTTGCACTGGACAAGCTTTCGTCGAAAAAGAGAGAATCTGAGCTTGTCGTTATTCAGTTATCTGGTCCTGTTCGTGAGGAGTGGAAAGAAGAACTGGAAAATATCGGCGTCACGCTTGGTGATTACATACCGGATTATGCATTCATCGCGAAAATCGAAGATGAACAGGTAAGAAGGGAAGTCAAAGGACTGTCCTTTGTCGAAGACGTTATGGCGTTTACACCGAAGTCCAAGGTATCATCGGAGCTTCGTTTTGATGGAGGAAAAAGAGAACGGGTCGAAGTCGCCGTCATCGGTTTCAATCAACGGGTGGACATGTATCGAGCGATGACGGAAATGACGGAGGATCAAGATATACGCGACATTCAAACGCCGGAGGATGCTCCACATATATCTATCGCTAAGATGGATCAGCAAACGATTGAACAAGTGGTTGAATCAGATGATGTCATTGCGGTTGTCCCCGTGCCAGAAAACAAGCTGCACAATGATGTAGCAGCTACCATCATTCATTCGGACAAGCTGGCCTCGACAGGGTACACAGGCAAGGGACAAATTGTCGGAGTCGCCGATACCGGACTTGATACAGGGAAGCTCCAAACGATGCATCCAGATTTTAAGGGCCAGATTGAGAAGCTTATTTCACTTGGCCGACCGAATAATGCGACTGATGTTCACGGTCATGGTACGCATGTAGCTGGCTCCATTGTAGGCACAGGTAAAGCATCAGATGGACAGTATAGGGGAACGGCACCGGGTGCGAAGCTCGTTTTTCATGCGATAGAGAACACGAAAGGGAAGCTCAACACGGATGTCGAGACCATTTTGCAGGAAGCTTACGAAGAGGGAGCCCGCATTCACTCTAATTCATGGGGGGCGAATGATAAGGGAGAGTATAGCCTGTCATCGCTACTATTTGATCGCTTTTTATGGGAGCATCCAGATATGACGGTGCTTATTGCGGCTGGAAACGATGGAGTGAAAGGCTATAAAACGATCGGGAG
The window above is part of the Brevibacillus antibioticus genome. Proteins encoded here:
- a CDS encoding AAA family ATPase, with protein sequence MQHQEERDPRALIASFTNNPSSIQSLSEGECLTFLQMLEQHRQEHPGEELDLTEAMVLARMSALRMHKTGGHTLAAEWVDRALQLAPNYRYAGEVKLELYFSQLRSHAFLTEFKSVRETDNVVMRRRTVEVLEEQATNELAEITKWRSLAEETQQAAQKWNDSEAEATAAGLVLLYTERQNLLVQLQERVQAYGASLSGVFYSSEMLIQLQETIRALTNQQEQKEKLLPQRNERVEDREKAPQQDLSALEQLEQLIGLDEIKHRVRQLAQFLQYRQLREEKGWHMKDQLPLHLVLMGNPGTGKTTLARLIAKLYQELGLLAKGQLIEVDRSALVGAYVGQTEQRVMEAIKQADGGVLFIDEAYSLKRPDSSGSDYGQVAIDTLVSAMTSGEYAGRFVVMLAGYPEEMRHFLYANPGLNSRFPETGHFLLPDYQADELVQIAVEVALRNDFTLTEAAKVTLRQRIEKAQVDETFGNARAVTNIVLDAIFAKGRETDGKELKWDDFTILKPEDVRGCDPPQKERNAGARLQALIGLAQVKTELKKIAAYVSVQQERAVRGLPKSPIELHAVFTGNPGTGKTTVAQLYAQILQEIGYLKRGHLVTASRADLVAGYVGQTAILTRRKVREALGGVLFIDEAYSLLGGGERDFGQEAVDTLVEEMTKHEENLVVVLAGYPLEMNSLLMSNPGLLSRFKKYIAFPDYTVKELVHILEQAASDVGYAIEKNVLEMISQSLDKAVSVHRLNGNGRFSHNLLQEAIQNQAVRLMDTPKQEWNQEMLMQLAWADFQPILQWTVEEDGTKK
- a CDS encoding S8 family serine peptidase, producing the protein MFGLRKKWQAALCTTLVLTLSLEGIPVDAKKEGERRGNIQIEADKGLALDKLSSKKRESELVVIQLSGPVREEWKEELENIGVTLGDYIPDYAFIAKIEDEQVRREVKGLSFVEDVMAFTPKSKVSSELRFDGGKRERVEVAVIGFNQRVDMYRAMTEMTEDQDIRDIQTPEDAPHISIAKMDQQTIEQVVESDDVIAVVPVPENKLHNDVAATIIHSDKLASTGYTGKGQIVGVADTGLDTGKLQTMHPDFKGQIEKLISLGRPNNATDVHGHGTHVAGSIVGTGKASDGQYRGTAPGAKLVFHAIENTKGKLNTDVETILQEAYEEGARIHSNSWGANDKGEYSLSSLLFDRFLWEHPDMTVLIAAGNDGVKGYKTIGSPATAKNVIAVGATENARPSLGKNSDKADDVWVSSSRGLTGDGRLKPDIVAPGSAILSTRSSLAPSKNFYKRFNDHYAYMNGTSMATPILAGGVAQIREFLQEKGEKNPSGALIKAMLLTSADNLDKDMREQGFGRANLANAIETNYKDEKVGIRTREKVTYEVNVSDDSKPLAITLAWTDYPAAIVAKRALVNDLNLKVTTPSGEKLNGNDFFEAPYNDEVDNLNNVEQVWITEPKKGTYTVTVEGYNIPKGPQPYALATTGKWQKTDNEEEEEEKPAVEQEPFRTGKLTKKQEYMDYLIRVNETGDLELSVDWKEDADVDVYVYNIHSKELASATTSNTPEELTVNIEQIGLYKIRVVLTEGKEAKYRMYMNKPGK